The Capra hircus breed San Clemente chromosome 2, ASM170441v1, whole genome shotgun sequence genome window below encodes:
- the GPR55 gene encoding G-protein coupled receptor 55 gives MSQQNQSENCSFKDVDDLMKTVQLAVQIPTFLLGLLLNVLAIRGFSSFLKKKWPCYTATSIYMINLAVFDLLLVLSLPFKMFLSRREGSFLPFCTLVECLYFISMYGSIFTICFISVDRFLAIRYPILVSHIRSPRKIFGICCIIWVLVWVGSTPIYSFHGKVENYTCFHNMSDGTWSAKVFFPFEVFGFLLPMSIIGFCSSRSIHILVARRDYTQDWVQQKACIWTIAVNLAVFVVSFLPVHLSFFLQFLVRNGFIVECRTKQTIILFLQLSLCFSNFNCCLDVFCYYFVIKEFRVDIMTHRPSRTQLVHQDTMNTMVKGKKSCLEEGNLNPNSIGNIPSQGSDVVG, from the coding sequence ATGAGCCAGCAGAACCAGAGCGAGAACTGCTCCTTCAAAGATGTGGACGACCTGATGAAAACCGTGCAGTTGGCTGTCCAAATCCCTACCTTCCTTCTTGGTCTGCTCCTCAATGTGCTCGCCATCCGAGGCTTTAGCTCCTTCCTGAAGAAGAAGTGGCCTTGCTACACTGCCACCTCCATTTACATGATCAACCTGGCAGTCTTTGACCTCCTGCTGGTGCTCTCCCTCCCATTCAAGATGTTCCTGTCCCGAAGGGAGGGCTCATTCCTTCCCTTCTGTACTCTGGTGGAGTGCCTCTACTTCATCAGCATGTATGGGAGCATCTTCACCATCTGCTTCATCAGCGTGGACAGATTCTTGGCCATCCGGTACCCAATCCTGGTCAGCCACATCCGGTCCCCCAGGAAGATCTTTGGGATCTGCTGTATCATCTGGGTGCTGGTGTGGGTTGGGAGCACTCCTATCTATAGCTTCCATGGCAAAGTGGAAAACTACACGTGCTTCCATAACATGTCTGATGGCACCTGGAGCGCCAAGGTCTTCTTCCCTTTTGAGGTCTTTGGCTTCCTTCTTCCCATGAGCATCATTGGTTTCTGCTCCTCCAGGAGTATTCACATTCTGGTTGCTCGTCGGGACTACACCCAGGACTGGGTCCAGCAGAAGGCCTGCATCTGGACTATTGCGGTCAACCTGGCTGTCTTTGTGGTCTCCTTTCTCCCCGTCCACCTGAGTTTCTTCTTGCAGTTCCTGGTGAGGAATGGCTTCATCGTGGAGTGCAGAACCAAGCAGACTATTATCTTGTTCCTGCAGTTGTCCTTGTGTTTCTCCAATTTCAATTGCTGCCTGGATGTTTTCTGCTACTACTTTGTCATCAAAGAATTCCGCGTGGACATCATGACCCACCGGCCTTCCAGGACCCAGCTAGTCCACCAGGATACCATGAACACCATGGTTAAGGGAAAAAAGTCATGCCTGGAGGAAGGAAACCTCAACCCAAATTCCATAGGGAATATCCCTTCCCAGGGCTCTGATGTGGTGGGCTGA